From the genome of Psychroserpens ponticola, one region includes:
- the bshA gene encoding N-acetyl-alpha-D-glucosaminyl L-malate synthase BshA yields the protein MRIGIVCYPTFGGSGVVATELGLELSKRGHEIHFITYSQPVRLELLSNNVHYHEVNVPEYPLFLYQPYELALSSKLVDMVKLHDIEILHVHYAIPHAYAAYMAKKMLQEEGIYIPIVTTLHGTDITLVGSHPFYKTAVTFSINKSDAVTSVSQSLKEDTLRLFDIKNDIDVVPNFIDLSKHENHFTDCQRGMMASDEEKIITHISNFREVKQIPDVIKVFNNIQKKMPAKLMMVGEGPEREPAEQLCVKLGITDKVIFFGNSNEIDKILCFSDLFLLPSITESFGLAALEAMASGVPVISSNTGGIPEVNTHGFSGYLSSVNDIEDMSKNAIHILSDNNRLAQFKMNAKEASKKFGIHAIVPKYEKIYEDTLRKCMVL from the coding sequence ATGAGAATAGGAATTGTATGTTATCCAACATTTGGAGGTAGTGGAGTTGTAGCTACAGAATTAGGATTAGAATTATCAAAACGCGGACATGAAATTCATTTCATTACTTATAGTCAGCCTGTACGATTAGAATTATTGAGTAATAATGTGCATTATCATGAAGTAAATGTTCCTGAGTATCCATTGTTTTTATACCAACCATATGAGTTAGCTTTGTCTAGTAAACTTGTAGATATGGTAAAGTTACATGATATTGAAATCTTACATGTACATTACGCTATTCCTCATGCATATGCAGCTTATATGGCTAAAAAGATGTTGCAAGAGGAAGGGATTTATATTCCAATTGTTACCACGCTTCATGGAACAGATATTACTTTAGTTGGAAGTCATCCATTTTATAAAACAGCAGTAACGTTTAGTATTAATAAATCTGATGCTGTAACCTCTGTGTCTCAAAGTTTGAAAGAGGATACCTTGCGTTTATTCGATATTAAAAATGATATTGATGTGGTTCCTAACTTTATAGATTTAAGCAAGCATGAAAATCATTTTACCGATTGCCAACGAGGCATGATGGCATCTGATGAAGAAAAAATCATTACACATATCAGTAATTTTAGAGAAGTAAAACAAATTCCAGATGTGATTAAGGTGTTTAATAATATTCAAAAGAAAATGCCTGCAAAATTGATGATGGTTGGCGAAGGTCCAGAACGAGAACCAGCTGAACAATTATGTGTTAAATTAGGAATAACTGATAAAGTGATTTTCTTCGGAAATAGTAATGAAATAGATAAAATACTTTGCTTCAGTGACCTGTTTTTATTACCATCAATTACAGAAAGTTTTGGGTTAGCGGCTTTAGAAGCAATGGCTTCTGGTGTGCCTGTAATTTCTAGCAATACAGGCGGAATTCCTGAAGTGAATACACATGGTTTTTCAGGATATCTAAGTTCAGTAAATGACATCGAAGACATGTCGAAAAATGCCATTCATATTTTAAGTGATAACAATCGTTTGGCACAATTTAAAATGAATGCCAAAGAAGCATCCAAGAAGTTTGGGATTCATGCTATTGTTCCGAAATATGAAAAAATCTACGAAGATACGTTGCGTAAATGTATGGTGTTGTAA
- the serB gene encoding phosphoserine phosphatase SerB: MTKDIFLMNISGQDKPGLTSSLMTVLSEYGAKILDIGQANIHDTLSLGFMFEIESGDNSASVLKDLLFKAYELDVTAKFSPISLENYEKWVNLQGKDRYIVTILGEKLSADQIAEVTKVISEKNLNIDAIKRLTGRTSLVNEEEYPRASIQLSIRGKIDCKADFTERFMQISRDLDVDIAFQEDNIFRRNRRLVCFDMDSTLIQAEVIDKLAELAGVGPEVKAITESAMQGEIDFNESFKKRMKLLKGLSEEVLHDVAVNLPITKGAKRLIDTLRSYGFKTAILSGGFTYFGDYLKEELGMDYVYANQLEIKDGVLTGGYLGEIVDGNKKAEYLKEIAKKEGIDISQTIAVGDGANDLPMLNLAGLGIAFHAKPTVKDNAQSSISSIGLDGVLYLLGYHDRHIDLIK, translated from the coding sequence ATGACGAAAGATATTTTTTTAATGAACATTTCTGGACAAGATAAACCAGGATTAACGTCTAGTTTAATGACTGTTCTTTCAGAATATGGCGCCAAAATTTTAGATATTGGACAGGCAAATATACATGACACTTTATCTTTAGGTTTTATGTTTGAAATTGAATCTGGAGATAATTCGGCTTCGGTTTTGAAAGATTTGTTGTTTAAAGCTTACGAACTCGATGTGACTGCTAAATTTTCACCTATTTCCCTTGAGAATTATGAAAAATGGGTGAATCTGCAAGGCAAAGATCGTTACATTGTTACTATTCTTGGAGAAAAATTATCTGCGGATCAGATAGCTGAGGTCACTAAAGTTATTTCAGAAAAGAACTTAAACATTGATGCTATTAAACGATTAACAGGACGAACATCTCTCGTTAATGAAGAAGAATATCCTAGAGCATCAATTCAGTTGTCTATTCGAGGGAAAATTGATTGTAAAGCAGATTTTACTGAAAGATTCATGCAAATTTCAAGAGATTTAGATGTCGATATTGCATTTCAAGAAGATAATATTTTTAGAAGAAATAGACGTCTCGTTTGTTTCGATATGGATTCTACACTGATCCAAGCTGAAGTCATAGATAAATTAGCGGAGTTAGCAGGCGTTGGTCCAGAGGTGAAAGCGATTACAGAATCTGCTATGCAAGGCGAGATAGATTTTAATGAGAGCTTTAAAAAGCGAATGAAACTTTTAAAAGGATTGAGTGAAGAGGTGCTTCATGATGTTGCTGTTAACTTGCCAATTACTAAAGGTGCAAAACGACTAATTGATACCTTGAGGAGCTATGGTTTTAAAACCGCTATTTTATCAGGTGGATTTACCTATTTTGGTGACTATTTGAAAGAAGAATTAGGCATGGATTACGTATATGCTAATCAATTAGAAATTAAAGATGGTGTTTTAACTGGTGGTTACTTAGGTGAGATTGTTGATGGTAATAAAAAGGCCGAGTACCTTAAAGAAATCGCTAAAAAAGAAGGCATTGATATTAGTCAAACTATTGCTGTTGGTGATGGTGCTAACGATTTGCCAATGCTTAATTTAGCTGGATTAGGAATTGCTTTTCATGCAAAACCAACTGTAAAAGATAATGCGCAAAGTTCAATATCAAGTATAGGACTAGATGGTGTGCTTTATCTATTAGGTTATCACGATAGACATATAGATTTAATCAAATAA
- a CDS encoding glycoside hydrolase family 3 N-terminal domain-containing protein encodes MRYILSLITIIVFSNTVASQDDNHPLYAKDIQAQQKWVDSLYNDMSLEEKIGQLFMVQVFSNQDKATEKKIVKLIRDNHIGGLIYSKGGPVRQAKLNNLYQAISKTPLLIGMDAEWGLSMRLDSTYTFPWNMTLGAIRDNALIERAGYHIGEHCKRIGVHFNFAPVVDINTNPKNPIIGNRSFGEDRENVTEKALAFMKGMQNAGVLANAKHFPGHGDTESDSHKTLPTINFDEKRIDSVELYPYRKLIDKGLSSVMVAHLNVPSLEPRSGFPSSLSKHIVTDILKDTLGFKGLIFTDALDMKGVADYIEKGIDGNSMSNMPKGGEIDLMAFMAGNDVMLMSENPQAAIQRFVDAYTDKTITEERLSHSVKKILMAKYKVGLHDYSPIGTSTLIEDLNRLKDDVLYEELLENAITVVRNKSELLPLRNLQTKKIAYVQLGDDDGSTFYNELQKYTKVHHVKAEKLDEMITKLQNYNTVIIGFHRANKHAWEKFEFTDRELVWLYEIARTNTVVLDVFTRPYALIDLKTVENIDGIVMSYQNSNIAQQKSAQVIFGAIPVKGTLPVSTGEYFKVHDGISYNALNSLSYGLPERVGMSSELLKRVDSIANYAVNNKMTPGIQLLIARKGKVIYNKNFGHHTYSKKQAVKFEDIYDVASLTKILATLPLVMELEEKGAVTLDTKLSKMLPEYTTSNKKNVTIKQMLSHYARLKPWIPFYVHTLDSVTKKPDPKYYRKKASPKFNIKVAENLYLRKDYPDSIQKIIKDSDLLSRLRYRYSDMPYYILKKYIEKYYKKPLDELVQDHFYQSLGANHTTYNPSIKFSDKNIIPTEIDDYYRYQKVHGYVHDMGAAMQNGVGGHAGVFSNANDVAKIMQMYLQKGYYGGKRYFNIETLDKFNTCYYCDDNNRRGIGFDKPQLGDDGPTCGCLSMTSFGHSGFTGTYAWADPEEEIVYIFLANRTYPKAGKNLLLRENIRTNIQEAIYEAIID; translated from the coding sequence ATGCGATATATACTGTCCCTTATCACCATTATAGTTTTTTCAAATACTGTTGCATCTCAAGATGACAACCATCCTTTGTATGCTAAAGATATTCAAGCGCAACAAAAATGGGTAGATAGCCTTTATAATGATATGTCTTTAGAAGAAAAAATTGGACAGCTATTTATGGTTCAAGTATTTTCTAATCAGGATAAAGCAACTGAAAAAAAAATAGTTAAGCTTATTAGAGATAATCATATAGGTGGCTTAATATATTCTAAAGGAGGTCCAGTTAGACAGGCTAAACTTAATAATTTGTATCAAGCCATTTCAAAAACACCTTTGTTAATTGGAATGGATGCAGAATGGGGTTTGAGTATGCGTTTGGATTCTACATATACTTTTCCATGGAATATGACGCTTGGAGCGATTCGTGATAATGCTTTAATTGAACGTGCTGGATATCATATTGGTGAACACTGCAAACGTATTGGTGTTCATTTCAATTTTGCACCTGTTGTTGATATTAATACAAATCCCAAAAATCCTATTATTGGTAATAGATCATTTGGAGAAGATCGTGAAAATGTAACTGAAAAAGCTCTGGCCTTTATGAAAGGCATGCAAAATGCTGGAGTATTAGCAAATGCAAAGCATTTTCCAGGTCATGGAGATACTGAAAGTGATTCCCATAAAACCTTACCAACAATCAATTTTGACGAAAAAAGAATTGATTCTGTAGAGTTATACCCTTATCGAAAATTAATCGATAAAGGATTGTCTAGTGTCATGGTTGCTCATTTAAACGTTCCTAGTTTAGAGCCCAGAAGCGGATTTCCGTCATCATTGTCTAAACATATTGTGACAGATATATTAAAAGATACTCTAGGTTTTAAAGGATTGATTTTTACCGATGCTTTAGATATGAAAGGAGTCGCTGATTATATTGAAAAAGGTATTGATGGAAATAGTATGTCTAACATGCCTAAAGGTGGCGAAATTGATTTAATGGCGTTTATGGCAGGTAATGATGTTATGCTAATGTCTGAAAACCCTCAGGCAGCTATTCAAAGGTTTGTTGATGCCTACACAGATAAGACAATTACAGAAGAACGTTTGTCTCATTCTGTAAAAAAAATATTGATGGCCAAGTATAAAGTTGGGTTACATGATTATAGTCCTATAGGAACATCAACTTTAATTGAAGATTTAAATCGTCTCAAGGATGATGTGCTTTATGAAGAACTTCTTGAAAACGCTATTACTGTCGTTAGAAATAAATCAGAACTATTGCCATTGCGAAACCTTCAGACAAAAAAAATAGCCTATGTTCAGCTTGGTGATGATGATGGTTCTACATTTTATAATGAATTACAAAAGTATACCAAAGTGCATCATGTTAAAGCGGAAAAGCTTGATGAAATGATTACCAAACTTCAAAATTACAATACAGTAATCATTGGTTTTCATCGTGCTAATAAGCATGCTTGGGAAAAGTTTGAATTTACAGATAGAGAACTAGTTTGGTTATACGAAATTGCTCGAACTAATACTGTGGTCTTAGATGTTTTTACAAGACCTTATGCATTAATAGATTTAAAAACTGTTGAAAATATTGATGGTATTGTGATGAGTTATCAGAACAGTAATATTGCTCAACAAAAATCAGCTCAAGTTATTTTTGGAGCTATTCCAGTTAAAGGAACATTACCAGTATCTACAGGAGAATATTTCAAGGTTCACGATGGGATTTCATATAATGCTCTTAATTCTTTAAGCTATGGTTTGCCAGAACGTGTTGGCATGAGCTCAGAACTTTTAAAGCGTGTCGATTCTATTGCCAATTATGCAGTTAATAATAAAATGACTCCCGGAATTCAATTGTTAATTGCCAGAAAAGGTAAAGTCATTTATAATAAGAATTTTGGACATCACACCTACAGTAAAAAGCAAGCTGTAAAGTTTGAAGATATATATGATGTCGCTTCTCTTACAAAGATATTGGCAACATTACCATTAGTTATGGAACTTGAAGAAAAAGGAGCAGTGACTTTAGATACTAAGTTGTCTAAAATGCTGCCAGAATATACAACTTCAAATAAAAAGAATGTGACTATTAAGCAAATGTTATCACATTATGCGAGGTTAAAACCTTGGATTCCATTTTATGTGCATACTTTAGATTCGGTTACAAAAAAACCAGATCCAAAATACTATAGAAAAAAAGCAAGTCCGAAATTTAATATTAAAGTTGCTGAAAATTTATACCTAAGGAAAGACTATCCAGATTCTATTCAAAAAATTATTAAAGACAGTGACTTGTTGTCTAGATTACGCTATCGCTATAGTGATATGCCATATTATATTTTAAAAAAATATATTGAAAAATATTACAAGAAACCTTTAGATGAATTGGTTCAAGATCATTTTTACCAGTCTTTAGGCGCAAATCATACCACTTATAATCCGTCAATAAAGTTTAGTGATAAAAACATTATACCAACAGAAATTGATGATTATTATCGGTATCAAAAAGTACATGGCTATGTACATGATATGGGAGCAGCTATGCAAAATGGAGTAGGAGGTCATGCTGGTGTTTTTAGTAATGCCAATGATGTGGCTAAAATTATGCAGATGTATTTGCAAAAAGGCTATTATGGTGGAAAACGATACTTTAATATTGAAACCTTAGATAAGTTTAATACCTGTTACTATTGTGATGACAATAATAGACGTGGTATTGGTTTTGATAAACCACAATTAGGTGATGATGGACCAACATGTGGTTGTTTGTCTATGACAAGTTTTGGGCATTCCGGATTTACTGGAACTTATGCTTGGGCAGATCCTGAAGAAGAAATTGTATATATTTTCTTAGCAAATAGAACCTACCCAAAAGCAGGAAAAAACCTATTGCTTAGAGAGAATATCAGAACGAATATTCAAGAAGCTATTTACGAAGCAATTATAGATTAA
- a CDS encoding N-acetylmuramoyl-L-alanine amidase family protein translates to MKTNLQYIIVCVTLLFTCFLTSANNITKNEDKFVVVLDAGHGGHDSGNLGSGYKEKEIALKIVLAVGNELEKNEDIKVIYTRKNDKFVTLRGRAKIANDAGADLFVSVHCNAHNSSAHGTETFVLGLHADQRNFEIAKKENEVIFLEADYQKHYEGFDPNSPESMIGITIMQELYLEQSISLARLVEDSFKDKRKRNSRGVKQAGFWVLHNTYMPSVLIETGFLTYKKEGAYLNSKNGQTKMSSSIIEAILTYKKNLDQNIGENIYEETPSISNQETKNVELIYNNIIFKVQIAASSRDLEPQSYNFKGLSEISKVKVGGLFKYYYGSTSDLNEIRRLESLAKQKGYTSSFVVAFEDGKQIKLSEALKTRAN, encoded by the coding sequence ATGAAAACGAATTTACAGTATATAATCGTATGTGTTACATTATTATTTACATGTTTTTTAACATCTGCAAATAATATAACAAAGAATGAAGATAAGTTTGTTGTTGTGCTTGATGCTGGACATGGTGGACATGATTCTGGTAATTTAGGGAGTGGCTATAAAGAAAAGGAGATTGCACTTAAAATAGTTTTAGCTGTAGGTAATGAGTTAGAGAAAAATGAAGATATTAAAGTCATTTATACGAGAAAGAATGACAAATTTGTCACGTTGAGAGGTCGTGCTAAAATTGCAAATGACGCTGGAGCTGACTTATTTGTGTCTGTACATTGTAATGCGCATAATTCATCAGCACATGGTACAGAAACCTTTGTGTTAGGGTTGCATGCCGACCAAAGAAACTTTGAAATAGCCAAGAAAGAAAATGAAGTGATTTTTTTGGAGGCAGATTATCAAAAACATTATGAAGGATTTGATCCTAATTCTCCTGAATCAATGATTGGGATTACAATTATGCAAGAACTATATTTAGAGCAAAGTATTAGTCTTGCTCGTCTAGTTGAAGATAGTTTTAAAGATAAGAGAAAGCGAAATAGTCGAGGAGTTAAACAAGCTGGATTTTGGGTGTTGCATAATACATATATGCCAAGTGTTTTAATAGAAACCGGATTTTTAACTTATAAAAAAGAAGGTGCTTATTTGAATTCTAAAAACGGACAAACAAAAATGTCTAGCTCTATTATTGAAGCTATTTTAACCTATAAAAAAAATCTAGACCAGAATATTGGAGAGAATATCTATGAAGAAACCCCTTCAATAAGTAACCAAGAAACAAAAAATGTTGAGCTTATTTATAACAACATAATCTTTAAAGTTCAAATAGCTGCAAGTTCAAGAGATTTAGAACCACAATCGTATAATTTTAAAGGACTTTCAGAAATTTCAAAAGTGAAAGTAGGAGGTCTATTTAAATACTATTATGGGAGTACTTCAGACTTAAATGAAATTAGACGTCTAGAATCCCTAGCAAAACAAAAAGGATATACAAGTAGTTTTGTTGTAGCCTTTGAAGATGGTAAGCAAATTAAACTATCAGAAGCACTAAAAACTAGGGCAAATTAG
- a CDS encoding 4Fe-4S dicluster domain-containing protein — MEYVPNIIFAIILIIGIGYFARNVKKLIRNIKLGQDLDVSDDKPQRWKNMSRIALGQSKMVKRPIAGFLHVVVYVGFVIINIEVLEIIIDGVFGTHRIFSKIGSLYGILIGTFEILAILVLVAVILFWLRRNVIKLKRFLSTEMKGWPKSDGNIILYFEVVLMCLFLTMNATDLQFQAMDSGNVISQFIAPWFNGFSESTIHLIERSAWWIHIIGILAFLNYLYFSKHLHILLAFPNTYYGKLTPKGQFPNLEAVTKEVKMMMDPNVDPFAAPPEGAEPEMPAKFGASDVQDLSWVNLLNAYTCTECGRCTSECPANQTGKKLSPRKIMMDTRDRLEEVGKNIDANNGEFKDDGKQLLGDYITNEEIWACTTCNACVEACPVSIDPLNIIMQMRQYLVMEKSAAPMELNNMMTNIENNGAPWPYNQQDRLNWKNE, encoded by the coding sequence ATGGAATATGTACCAAATATAATATTTGCCATTATCCTTATCATTGGCATTGGTTATTTTGCAAGAAACGTAAAAAAACTTATCCGAAATATAAAACTTGGACAAGATCTTGATGTTTCAGATGACAAACCACAACGCTGGAAAAACATGAGTAGGATTGCTTTAGGTCAAAGCAAAATGGTAAAACGTCCTATTGCAGGATTCTTACATGTTGTTGTCTATGTAGGTTTCGTAATCATTAATATAGAAGTCCTTGAAATCATAATTGATGGTGTATTTGGAACACATCGTATTTTTTCTAAAATAGGTAGTCTTTACGGCATATTAATTGGCACATTTGAAATTTTAGCAATTCTCGTTTTAGTAGCGGTAATTTTGTTTTGGTTAAGACGAAATGTAATTAAATTAAAACGTTTTTTAAGTACAGAAATGAAGGGTTGGCCAAAAAGTGATGGTAATATTATCCTCTATTTTGAAGTTGTTTTAATGTGTTTGTTTTTAACAATGAATGCGACAGATCTTCAGTTTCAAGCCATGGATTCTGGTAATGTGATAAGTCAATTCATTGCACCTTGGTTCAATGGTTTTTCTGAAAGTACAATTCACCTTATTGAGAGATCAGCTTGGTGGATTCATATCATTGGAATTTTAGCGTTCTTGAATTATCTATATTTTTCAAAGCATTTGCACATTCTATTAGCATTTCCAAATACATATTACGGAAAATTAACACCTAAAGGTCAGTTTCCAAATCTAGAAGCCGTTACTAAAGAAGTTAAAATGATGATGGATCCTAATGTCGATCCGTTTGCTGCACCTCCAGAAGGAGCAGAACCTGAAATGCCTGCTAAATTTGGAGCAAGTGATGTTCAAGATTTAAGTTGGGTAAATTTATTAAATGCTTATACATGCACTGAATGTGGTCGTTGTACAAGTGAATGTCCAGCAAACCAAACAGGTAAAAAATTATCACCTCGTAAAATTATGATGGATACTCGTGATCGTCTTGAAGAGGTTGGTAAAAATATTGATGCTAATAATGGCGAATTTAAAGATGATGGAAAGCAACTATTAGGTGACTATATTACAAATGAAGAAATTTGGGCATGTACAACTTGTAATGCATGTGTTGAAGCTTGTCCAGTGAGTATAGATCCTCTAAATATTATCATGCAAATGCGTCAATATTTGGTTATGGAAAAAAGTGCAGCTCCAATGGAACTCAATAATATGATGACTAATATTGAAAACAATGGTGCACCTTGGCCATACAACCAACAGGATCGATTAAATTGGAAAAACGAATAG
- a CDS encoding ABC transporter ATPase, translated as MLVDFNTLPEESRVWIYQANRSFSEQEISEIGDKLNIFIENWTAHGSDLQSGFMIKYKRFIIIALNQKLQNATGCSIDASVHFIQQLEKDYNVDLMDKMNVSYKQGDYIAYKTLLDFKKMAKDKAVSKNTIVFNNMVINIAEFNENWEVPASESWHSRFLK; from the coding sequence ATGTTAGTTGATTTCAATACATTACCAGAAGAATCTAGAGTTTGGATTTATCAAGCTAATCGTTCGTTTTCTGAACAAGAAATCTCTGAGATAGGAGATAAATTAAATATTTTTATTGAAAACTGGACAGCTCACGGAAGTGATCTGCAATCAGGTTTTATGATAAAATATAAGCGTTTTATCATTATCGCTCTTAATCAAAAACTTCAAAATGCTACAGGTTGTAGTATTGATGCTTCAGTTCATTTTATTCAACAATTAGAGAAAGACTACAATGTTGACCTCATGGACAAAATGAATGTCTCCTATAAACAAGGTGATTACATTGCATACAAAACATTATTAGATTTCAAAAAAATGGCTAAAGATAAAGCCGTTTCTAAAAACACAATTGTCTTTAATAATATGGTGATTAATATTGCAGAATTCAATGAAAATTGGGAAGTGCCTGCAAGTGAAAGCTGGCATAGTAGATTCTTAAAATAA
- a CDS encoding MlaD family protein has protein sequence MKISREVKTAVLVISGILLFVFLFNYLKGENILDSSRTYYVLYDNVEGLAPSTPVTINGMNVGKVKNISFKGDGSGKLLVSLLVDNDFQFSKNSKAELYDLGLIGGKAVAIIPAFDKDANAVTGDYLEARVKAGLTELVNQRLTPLQEKIEVVMEEADSLLVNVNEILDTETKNNIKEGIAELNATIKSFKNTSLSINRLVDTNQESITATLSNFEKTSESFSKLSDSLANANLAGTIKDLQSTIKSFDAVMAGINNGEGSIGKLLKDDALYDNLEAASKEMEELLRDIKLHPARYRRILSKKEIPYKSPTEEELKN, from the coding sequence TTGAAAATCTCAAGAGAAGTAAAAACAGCTGTATTAGTCATATCTGGCATTCTACTATTCGTTTTCTTATTCAATTATCTTAAGGGAGAAAATATATTAGATTCTTCACGTACATATTATGTGCTTTATGATAATGTTGAAGGATTAGCGCCATCAACTCCAGTTACTATAAACGGAATGAATGTAGGAAAGGTGAAAAACATCAGTTTTAAAGGTGATGGTTCAGGTAAATTATTAGTGTCACTCTTGGTGGATAATGATTTTCAGTTTTCTAAAAACAGTAAAGCTGAATTGTATGATCTCGGATTAATAGGAGGTAAAGCTGTAGCAATTATTCCAGCATTTGATAAAGATGCAAATGCCGTTACTGGCGATTATTTAGAAGCTAGAGTTAAAGCTGGACTAACAGAATTGGTCAATCAACGATTAACACCATTGCAAGAAAAGATAGAAGTTGTTATGGAAGAAGCTGATTCTTTACTTGTTAATGTAAATGAAATTCTCGACACTGAAACCAAGAATAATATCAAAGAAGGCATTGCAGAATTGAATGCTACAATTAAGTCTTTTAAAAATACGTCGTTGTCTATAAATAGGTTGGTAGATACAAATCAAGAAAGCATAACAGCTACCTTATCTAACTTTGAAAAAACCTCTGAAAGTTTTTCGAAATTATCAGATTCATTAGCCAATGCTAACCTTGCTGGAACTATAAAAGATTTGCAATCTACAATTAAAAGTTTCGATGCCGTAATGGCTGGTATTAATAATGGTGAAGGAAGTATCGGTAAATTATTGAAAGACGACGCTTTATATGATAATTTAGAAGCTGCTTCTAAAGAAATGGAAGAATTACTCAGAGATATTAAATTGCATCCAGCTCGTTACAGACGTATTTTATCAAAAAAAGAAATACCTTATAAATCACCAACAGAAGAAGAACTAAAGAACTAG
- a CDS encoding (Fe-S)-binding protein, with protein sequence MSEQLKVPTMAEFMAEGKQPDILFWVGSAGSYDDRAKKITKAFVKILNKAQVNFAVLGTEESSTGDVAKRAGNEFLFQMQALMNIELLNAYDVKRIVTCDPHSFNCLKNEYPNLGGHYDVIHHTQFLKELIDSNKIEIKDSNYKGKRITFHDPCYLGRANSEYDAPRDVLAVLNANMQEMKRSKATALCCGAGGAQMFKEPEKGNMDINEMRTQDALETNPDIIATGCPYCNTMMTDGVKFKEKEADVAVMDIAELIANAQDL encoded by the coding sequence ATGAGTGAACAACTTAAGGTGCCAACAATGGCTGAATTTATGGCTGAAGGTAAACAACCAGATATATTGTTTTGGGTTGGTTCTGCTGGAAGTTATGACGATAGAGCAAAAAAAATAACTAAAGCTTTTGTGAAAATATTAAACAAAGCTCAAGTTAATTTTGCAGTATTAGGTACTGAAGAAAGTTCTACAGGTGATGTTGCTAAACGTGCAGGAAATGAATTCTTATTTCAAATGCAAGCTTTAATGAATATCGAATTGTTAAATGCATATGACGTAAAACGCATCGTGACTTGTGATCCACATTCGTTTAATTGTTTAAAAAATGAATATCCTAATTTAGGTGGTCACTATGATGTTATTCATCACACACAATTTTTAAAAGAATTAATCGATTCAAATAAAATTGAAATTAAGGATAGTAATTATAAAGGAAAACGCATCACATTTCATGATCCTTGTTACTTAGGTCGTGCAAATTCAGAATATGATGCGCCAAGAGATGTGTTAGCCGTTCTTAATGCTAATATGCAAGAAATGAAACGAAGTAAAGCTACAGCTTTATGTTGTGGTGCTGGAGGAGCTCAAATGTTCAAAGAACCCGAAAAAGGAAATATGGATATTAATGAGATGCGTACTCAGGATGCTTTAGAAACTAATCCTGATATTATCGCTACTGGTTGTCCTTATTGTAATACTATGATGACCGATGGTGTGAAATTTAAAGAAAAAGAAGCTGACGTAGCAGTGATGGATATTGCAGAGTTAATTGCTAATGCACAAGATTTATAA